Proteins from a genomic interval of Onychostoma macrolepis isolate SWU-2019 chromosome 17, ASM1243209v1, whole genome shotgun sequence:
- the gdf7 gene encoding growth/differentiation factor 6-A, translating into MTPKKTAAPFLWFSFCFGNVLEAVVLGSVQYPSDNGLHSHLDARGPAEASASSRNDSTSVHVPAYMISLYRTLSELDRRGSNGSQTRSRRYANTVTSFIALGRDNPSLKLHQQYTFDLSGLSRVDELMEVELRVLRRPPPDVLSLLSTGGNLYRLLLHTCSLPGSSNQPLLLTSRTIDLLDTSSATWDVFDVGTSVKTHLKLHRTAEGSRPLCFSISSVSDSNNEVVQPGMLGLSHEDQQTHERALLVAFTRARRKENLFREIREKIKAMKSHKFPHPAPEHGIKGHPRHRRRRRTALAGRSGVGPATGGAGGGKGGGRRRTRCSRKPLHVNFKELGWDDWIIAPLDYEAYHCEGLCDFPLRSHLEPTNHAIIQTLMNSMDPESTPPSCCVPSKLSPISILYIDSGNNVVYKQYEDMVVESCGCR; encoded by the exons ATGACTCCCAAGAAGACTGCCGCTCCCTTCTTATGGTTTTCTTTTTGCTTTGGGAATGTTCTTGAGGCAGTGGTGCTGGGATCGGTGCAGTACCCCTCTGATAACGGGCTCCACTCACATCTGGATGCGCGCGGTCCTGCAGAAGCCAGCGCGAGCTCTCGGAACGACTCCACATCTGTTCATGTTCCGGCTTACATGATCTCTCTGTACAGGACTCTATCGGAACTGGACCGACGGGGAAGCAACGGCAGCCAGACGCGCTCCAGGAGATATGCCAATACAGTGACCAGCTTCATTGCCCTGGGACGAG ACAATCCTTCCCTAAAGCTCCACCAGCAGTACACATTCGACCTGTCTGGTCTCTCACGAGTGGATGAACTGATGGAGGTGGAGCTGCGGGTTCTGAGGAGGCCACCGCCTGATGTCTTAAGTTTACTCTCCACTGGTGGGAACCTGTACCGACTACTCCTTCACACCTGCTCCCTCCCAGGATCCTCTAACCAACCTCTGCTCCTCACTTCCAGGACCATTGATCTTCTAGATACCTCTTCAGCCACATGGGACGTGTTTGACGTTGGCACAAGCGTGAAGACCCACCTTAAGTTGCACAGGACCGCGGAAGGCAGCAGGCCGTTGTGCTTCAGCATATCCTCCGTTTCTGATTCAAATAACGAGGTGGTGCAACCCGGCATGCTGGGTCTGAGCCACGAGGATCAGCAGACCCATGAAAGGGCCTTACTAGTGGCTTTTACTCGAGCTCGGAGGAAGGAGAACCTCTTTAGGGAGATCCGTGAGAAGATAAAGGCCATGAAAAGTCATAAATTTCCTCATCCTGCACCGGAGCATGGTATTAAAGGTCATCCGAGACATCGGCGGAGGAGGCGGACTGCACTAGCAGGCCGTTCTGGTGTAGGACCTGCAACAGGAGGCGCCGGCGGAGGAAAGGGTGGTGGCAGACGGAGAACACGTTGCAGCCGGAAGCCGCTTCACGTGAACTTCAAAGAACTGGGTTGGGACGACTGGATTATTGCGCCGCTTGATTACGAAGCTTATCACTGTGAGGGTTTATGCGACTTCCCTTTGCGCTCACACCTGGAACCGACCAACCACGCCATCATCCAGACTCTCATGAACTCCATGGACCCGGAGTCCACCCCTCCCAGTTGTTGTGTTCCTTCTAAACTTAGTCCCATCAGCATCCTGTACATTGACTCTGGGAATAACGTTGTTTATAAACAGTATGAGGATATGGTGGTGGAGAGTTGTGGGTGCAGGTAG
- the yy1a gene encoding transcriptional repressor protein YY1a, whose translation MASGETLYIEADGSEMPAEIVELHEIEVETIETTVVGGDDDEHQPMIALQPLVSDDPNHVNHQEVILVQTREEVVGCDDSDLHADDSFEDQILIPVPVPVAEEEYIEQTLVTVSGKNPSGRMKKGGGSGKRVVKKSFLNSAEASGRKWEQKQVQIKTLEGEFSVTMWASDDKKDVDHETEVEEQIIGENSPPDYSEYMTGKKLPPGGIPGIDLSDPKQLAEFARMKPRKIKEDDSPRTIACPHKGCTKMFRDNSAMRKHLHTHGPRVHVCAECGKAFVESSKLKRHQLVHTGEKPFQCTFEGCGKRFSLDFNLRTHVRIHTGDRPYVCPFDGCNKKFAQSTNLKSHILTHAKAKNNQ comes from the exons ATGGCGTCGGGCGAGACACTGTACATCGAAGCGGACGGCTCGGAGATGCCGGCGGAGATCGTCGAGCTGCACGAAATCGAAGTGGAGACCATCGAGACGACGGTGGTCGGCGGAGACGACGACGAGCACCAGCCGATGATCGCGCTGCAGccgctggtctcagacgatccgAACCACGTTAACCATCAGGAGGTGATTCTGGTCCAAACTCGCGAGGAGGTCGTGGGCTGCGACGATTCGGACCTCCACGCAGACGACAGCTTCGAGGACCAGATCCTCATCCCCGTCCCTGTTCCTGTTGCAGAGGAGGAATATATCGAGCAGACTTTAGTAACCGTGTCTGGCAAGAACCCGTCGGGAAGGATGAAGAAAGGAGGAGGCAGCGGGAAAAGAGTGGTCAAAAAGAGCTTCCTAAACTCCGCCGAGGCGAGCGGACGCAAATGGGAGCAGAAGCAAGTGCAGATCAAAACACTGGAGGGGGAGTTTTCCGTCACTATGTGGGCATCGG ATGATAAGAAAGATGTTGATCATGAGACTGAGGTCGAGGAGCAGATTATTGGAGAAAACTCTCCTCCTGACTACTCCGAGTATATGACAGGCAAGAAACTGCCCCCTGGTGGCATACCTGGTATTGACCTGTCAGACCCCAAACAGCTGGCAGAGTTTGCCAG AATGAAGCCCAGGAAAATAAAGGAGGATGACTCTCCAAGAACGATAGCATGCCCTCAcaaa GGTTGCACAAAAATGTTTCGGGACAACTCCGCTATGAGAAAGCACTTGCACACCCATGGGCCACGGGTTCATGTCTGCGCTGAATGTGGGAAGGCGTTTGTGGAAAGTTCCAAGCTAAAACGGCATCAGTTGGTTCATACTGGTGAAAAACCTTTCCAG TGTACATTTGAGGGATGTGGAAAGCGCTTTTCATTGGACTTTAACTTGCGCACACACGTgcggattcacactggagacagaccttacgTTTGCCCGTTCGATGGCTGCAACAAGAAATTCGCTCAGTCCACCAACCTGAAGTCTCACATTTTGACACACGCGAAAGCTAAAAACAATCAGTGA
- the degs2 gene encoding sphingolipid delta(4)-desaturase/C4-monooxygenase DES2, which yields MGKAVGRWDFEWVYNEQPHTWRRKEILAKYPEIKSLMGHDPQLKWVVSGMVLTQLLACYMVHELSWKWVLFWAYAFGGCINHFLTLAIHDISHNVAFGTKRARWNRWFAMFANLPIGLPYSASFKKYHIDHHRYLGGDGLDVDIPTDLEGWFFCTPARKVFWLFLQPLFYALRPLVVNPKPVTRLEMLNAVVQFVVDIIIYYFWGLKPIVYLIAGSILCLGLHPISGHFIAEHYMFMKGHETYSYYGPLNLITFNVGYHMEHHDFPSIPGSKLPEVKRIAAEYYDSLPQHTSWMRVLWDFVFDDTIGPYARVKRQYKLGKNE from the exons ATGGGCAAAGCAGTTGGACGCTGGGACTTTGAATGGGTCTATAATGAGCAACCGCACACATGGAGAAGAAAGGAAATATTAG CAAAGTATCCTGAAATCAAGTCTTTGATGGGTCATGACCCCCAGCTGAAGTGGGTCGTGTCAGGGATGGTACTGACCCAGCTCCTGGCGTGTTACATGGTCCACGAGCTCTCCTGGAAGTGGGTGTTGTTTTGGGCGTATGCGTTCGGTGGCTGCATCAACCACTTTTTGACCCTAGCCATCCATGACATTTCACACAATGTGGCCTTTGGCACCAAAAGGGCACGCTGGAACCGTTGGTTCGCCATGTTTGCCAATCTACCAATTGGCTTGCCTTATTCAGCATCCTTCAAGAAGTACCATATCGACCACCATCGTTATCTTGGAGGAGATGGATTGGACGTGGATATTCCTACCGACCTTGAGGGCTGGTTCTTCTGCACCCCAGCCAGAAAGGTGTTCTGGCTCTTTCTCCAGCCTTTGTTCTACGCGCTCCGTCCATTGGTGGTGAACCCCAAGCCTGTGACCAGGTTGGAAATGCTCAATGCAGTCGTACAGTTTGTGGTAGACATTATCATCTACTATTTTTGGGGTCTCAAGCCCATAGTCTACCTCATCGCTGGCTCTATACTGTGTTTGGGCCTGCATCCCATCTCTGGACACTTCATCGCTGAGCACTACATGTTTATGAAAGGTCATGAAACCTACTCTTATTATGGCCCTCTCAACTTAATAACCTTCAATGTGGGATACCATATGGAGCACCATGACTTCCCCAGCATTCCTGGCAGCAAATTACCAGAG GTCAAGAGGATTGCAGCAGAGTACTATGACTCGCTCCCTCAGCACACTTCCTGGATGCGAGTGCTCTGGGACTTTGTATTTGATGACACCATCGGCCCCTACGCCAGAGTCAAGAGACAATACAAACTTGGCAAAAACGAATGA
- the tpp1 gene encoding tripeptidyl-peptidase 1 isoform X2 has product MKELLKLVSDPDSHQYGKYLSLEEVAALVQPSQLTEKVVQNWLQSHGVKNCHTIVTRDFLQCVMTVQVAEALLPGAKFHRYRRGSHTLLRSTSLYSVHEDVYQHLDFVGGVHRFPPKGKDISKGWEGARQSALGYHLGVTPSVVRSRYNLTAKDVGTATNNSQAVAQFLEQYYHPADLAEFMSLFAGAFTHMSAVERVVGTQGGGKAGIEASLDVEYIMSSGANISTWVFTNPGRHETQEPFLQWMLLLSNMSAVPWVHTISYGDDEDSLSDAYMNRINTEFMKVGLRGISMLFASGDSGAGCRHLTKERNTFRPSFPASSPYVTMVGGTSFKNPFKLTYEVTDYISGGGFSNVFAMPDYQVGAVQAYLKSVQPLPPQTYFNITGRAYPDLAALSDNYWVVTNRVPIPWVSGTSASTPVVGGILSLINDQRFLKGLPSLGFINPRLYKLQGKGLYDVTEGCHLSCLDDKVEGKGFCASPSWDPVTGWGTPNYPALLKALMD; this is encoded by the exons ATGAAAGAATTACTGAAACTAGTGTCGGACCCTGACTCGCATCAATATG GGAAGTATCTGAGTTTGGAAGAAGTGGCTGCTCTTGTGCAGCCTTCTCAGCTGACCGAGAAAGTAGTGCAGAATTGGCTCCAGAGTCATGGGGTCAAAAACTGTCACACAATTGTAACACGGGACTTCCTTCAATGTGTCATGACTGTGCA GGTGGCTGAAGCATTACTCCCTGGCGCTAAATTTCACCGCTACAGGAGAGGTTCACACACTCTGTTGAGGTCAACATCTCTATACTCCGTTCATGAAGATGTGTATCAGCATCTAGACTTTG TGGGTGGTGTTCACCGTTTTCCACCGAAAGGAAAGGATATCAGTAAAGGCTGGGAAGGAGCAAGACAGTCAGCATTAGGCTATCACTTGGGTGTCACCCCCTCAGTCGTTAGGAGTCGCTACAACCTTACAGCAAAAGATGTGGGCACTGCCACTAACAACAGTCAGGCAGTGGCACAG TTCTTGGAGCAGTACTACCACCCTGCTGACCTGGCTGAGTTTATGAGTCTGTTTGCTGGAGCATTCACACACATGTCTGCTGTAGAGCGGGTCGTGGGCACGCAGGGTGGTGGGAAAGCCGGCATTGAGGCCAGTCTGGATGTGGAGTACATCATGAGCAGTGGAGCAAACATTTCTACATGGGTCTTCACAAATCCAG GTCGTCATGAGACTCAGGAGCCATTCCTTCAGTGGATGCTGCTGCTCAGCAACATGTCTGCAGTGCCTTGGGTCCACACTATCAGCTATGGAGATGACGAGGACAGCCTTTCTGATGCCTATATGAACCGCATCAACACTGAGTTCATGAAAGTTGGCCTCAGAGGAATTTCCATGCTTTTTGCTTCCG gTGACAGTGGAGCAGGCTGTAGACACTTGACCAAGGAAAGAAATACTTTTAGGCCAAGTTTTCCTGCATCCAG TCCCTATGTGACCATGGTGGGTGGGACTTCTTTCAAGAACCCCTTCAAACTCACCTATGAGGTCACAGACTACATCAGTGGAGGTGGCTTCAGTAATGTGTTTGCAATGCCAGATTATCAG GTTGGTGCTGTTCAAGCATATCTGAAAAGTGTTCAGCCTCTACCTCCTCAGACATATTTCAACATCACTGGAAGAGCCTATCCAGATCTAGCTGCACTCTCTGACAACTACTGGGTTGTTACCAACCGTGTACCCATACCATGGGTTTCTGGAACTTCG GCATCAACTCCAGTAGTGGGTGGAATTCTGTCCCTCATAAATGACCAGCGCTTTCTGAAGGGTCTTCCCTCATTAGGATTCATCAACCCTCGCCTTTACAAACTGCAAGGCAAAGGTCTTTATGAT GTAACAGAGGGATGTCACCTGAGTTGTCTGGATGATAAAGTTGAAGGGAAGGGTTTCTGTGCCTCCCCTTCATGGGATCCAGTAACGGGATGGGGAACACCAAATTATCCTGCTCTTCTAAAGGCTCTTATGGATTGA
- the tpp1 gene encoding tripeptidyl-peptidase 1 isoform X1, translating to MNAKTMRIAVFVLSFIWLVNGELLEADQDASVPEDWILVERVGPLEEVELTFALKQQNVNQMKELLKLVSDPDSHQYGKYLSLEEVAALVQPSQLTEKVVQNWLQSHGVKNCHTIVTRDFLQCVMTVQVAEALLPGAKFHRYRRGSHTLLRSTSLYSVHEDVYQHLDFVGGVHRFPPKGKDISKGWEGARQSALGYHLGVTPSVVRSRYNLTAKDVGTATNNSQAVAQFLEQYYHPADLAEFMSLFAGAFTHMSAVERVVGTQGGGKAGIEASLDVEYIMSSGANISTWVFTNPGRHETQEPFLQWMLLLSNMSAVPWVHTISYGDDEDSLSDAYMNRINTEFMKVGLRGISMLFASGDSGAGCRHLTKERNTFRPSFPASSPYVTMVGGTSFKNPFKLTYEVTDYISGGGFSNVFAMPDYQVGAVQAYLKSVQPLPPQTYFNITGRAYPDLAALSDNYWVVTNRVPIPWVSGTSASTPVVGGILSLINDQRFLKGLPSLGFINPRLYKLQGKGLYDVTEGCHLSCLDDKVEGKGFCASPSWDPVTGWGTPNYPALLKALMD from the exons ATGAACGCGAAAACAATGAG gATTGCTGTTTTTGTCCTGAGCTTTATTTGGCTCGTCAATGGGGAGCTGCTTGAGGCTGACCAAGACGCTTC CGTGCCTGAGGACTGGATTCTAGTTGAACGGGTTGGACCTTTGGAGGAAGTGGAACTTACATTTGCATTAAAGCAGCAGAATGTAAACCAGATGAAAGAATTACTGAAACTAGTGTCGGACCCTGACTCGCATCAATATG GGAAGTATCTGAGTTTGGAAGAAGTGGCTGCTCTTGTGCAGCCTTCTCAGCTGACCGAGAAAGTAGTGCAGAATTGGCTCCAGAGTCATGGGGTCAAAAACTGTCACACAATTGTAACACGGGACTTCCTTCAATGTGTCATGACTGTGCA GGTGGCTGAAGCATTACTCCCTGGCGCTAAATTTCACCGCTACAGGAGAGGTTCACACACTCTGTTGAGGTCAACATCTCTATACTCCGTTCATGAAGATGTGTATCAGCATCTAGACTTTG TGGGTGGTGTTCACCGTTTTCCACCGAAAGGAAAGGATATCAGTAAAGGCTGGGAAGGAGCAAGACAGTCAGCATTAGGCTATCACTTGGGTGTCACCCCCTCAGTCGTTAGGAGTCGCTACAACCTTACAGCAAAAGATGTGGGCACTGCCACTAACAACAGTCAGGCAGTGGCACAG TTCTTGGAGCAGTACTACCACCCTGCTGACCTGGCTGAGTTTATGAGTCTGTTTGCTGGAGCATTCACACACATGTCTGCTGTAGAGCGGGTCGTGGGCACGCAGGGTGGTGGGAAAGCCGGCATTGAGGCCAGTCTGGATGTGGAGTACATCATGAGCAGTGGAGCAAACATTTCTACATGGGTCTTCACAAATCCAG GTCGTCATGAGACTCAGGAGCCATTCCTTCAGTGGATGCTGCTGCTCAGCAACATGTCTGCAGTGCCTTGGGTCCACACTATCAGCTATGGAGATGACGAGGACAGCCTTTCTGATGCCTATATGAACCGCATCAACACTGAGTTCATGAAAGTTGGCCTCAGAGGAATTTCCATGCTTTTTGCTTCCG gTGACAGTGGAGCAGGCTGTAGACACTTGACCAAGGAAAGAAATACTTTTAGGCCAAGTTTTCCTGCATCCAG TCCCTATGTGACCATGGTGGGTGGGACTTCTTTCAAGAACCCCTTCAAACTCACCTATGAGGTCACAGACTACATCAGTGGAGGTGGCTTCAGTAATGTGTTTGCAATGCCAGATTATCAG GTTGGTGCTGTTCAAGCATATCTGAAAAGTGTTCAGCCTCTACCTCCTCAGACATATTTCAACATCACTGGAAGAGCCTATCCAGATCTAGCTGCACTCTCTGACAACTACTGGGTTGTTACCAACCGTGTACCCATACCATGGGTTTCTGGAACTTCG GCATCAACTCCAGTAGTGGGTGGAATTCTGTCCCTCATAAATGACCAGCGCTTTCTGAAGGGTCTTCCCTCATTAGGATTCATCAACCCTCGCCTTTACAAACTGCAAGGCAAAGGTCTTTATGAT GTAACAGAGGGATGTCACCTGAGTTGTCTGGATGATAAAGTTGAAGGGAAGGGTTTCTGTGCCTCCCCTTCATGGGATCCAGTAACGGGATGGGGAACACCAAATTATCCTGCTCTTCTAAAGGCTCTTATGGATTGA